A section of the Alligator mississippiensis isolate rAllMis1 chromosome 8, rAllMis1, whole genome shotgun sequence genome encodes:
- the GJB1 gene encoding gap junction beta-1 protein has translation MNWAGLYAVLSGVNRHSTAIGRIWLSVIFIFRIMVLVVAAESVWGDERSAFTCNTQQPGCNSVCYDHFFPISHVRLWALQLILVTTPALLVAMHVAYQQHQEKKLLLLTGHGDPKQLEEVKKHKMRISGALWWTYVSSVAFRLLFEATFMYIFYMLYPGYQMVRLVKCEAYPCPNTVDCFVSRPTEKTVFTVFMLTASAICIVLNVAELVYLVVRACVRRTHRNSNPSSAKSSFYGHKLSSEYKQNEINQLLTEQDGSLKDMLRRNPGLQEKGDRCSAC, from the coding sequence ATGAACTGGGCCGGCTTGTATGCGGTGCTGAGCGGCGTGAACCGCCACTCGACGGCCAttgggcgcatctggctctcggTCATCTTCATCTTCCGCATCatggtgctggtggtggcagctgagagTGTGTGGGGTGACGAGCGCTCGGCCTTCACCTGTAACACGCAGCAGCCGGGCTGTAACAGCGTCTGCTACGACCACTTCTTCCCCATCTCCCATGTGCGCCTGTGGGCCCTGCAGCTCATCCTGGTCACCACACCAGCCCTGCTCGTGGCCATGCATGTGGCTTaccagcagcaccaggagaagaagctgctgctgctgacaggccatggtgaccccaagcagctggaggaggtgaAGAAGCACAAGATGCGCATCTCAGGTGCGCTGTGGTGGACCTACGTCAGCAGCGTGGCCTTCCGGCTCCTCTTCGAGGCTACCTTCATGTACATCTTCTACATGCTCTATCCCGGCTACCAGATGGTGCGGCTGGTCAAGTGCGAggcctacccctgccccaacaCGGTCGACTGCTTCGTCTCCCGGCCCACCGAGAAGACCGTCTTCACTGTCTTTATGCTAACCGCATCTGCCATTTGCATCGTGCTCAACGTGGCTGAGCTGGTCTATCTGGTAGTGCGTGCCTGTGTCCGCCGCACCCACCGCAACAGCAACCCCTCCTCAGCCAAGAGCTCCTTCTATGGCCACAAGCTCTCGTCCGAGTACAAGCAGAATGAGATCAACCAGCTGCTCACGGAGCAGGACGGCTCCCTCAAGGACATGCTGCGACGCAACCCGGGCCTGCAGGAAAAGGGCGACCGTTGCTCTGCCTGCTAG